The Iamia majanohamensis genome window below encodes:
- a CDS encoding histidine phosphatase family protein yields the protein MELLLVRHALPIRVEGGPGPADPALAPAGLDQARALAAHWAPRVDALWTSPMRRARETARPLEEALGVAATVDDDLAEMDRDADAYIPLEELRSDPAAWAEAVEAWTGPEGEAMRAAFRVRVGAAIDRVVAAHPGARVAVVCHGGVINAAAADAIGLGSALFFEPGYVSVSRVAAHRTGARTLLSLNETWHVDGSVAPTGPGPGGRVGA from the coding sequence ATGGAGCTGCTGCTGGTGCGCCACGCCCTGCCGATCCGCGTCGAGGGCGGCCCCGGCCCGGCCGACCCCGCCCTGGCCCCCGCCGGGCTCGACCAGGCCCGGGCCCTCGCCGCCCACTGGGCGCCGCGGGTCGACGCCCTGTGGACCAGCCCCATGCGTCGGGCCCGGGAGACGGCCCGCCCCCTGGAGGAGGCCCTCGGGGTGGCCGCCACCGTCGACGACGACCTGGCCGAGATGGACCGGGACGCCGACGCCTACATCCCACTCGAGGAGCTGCGGTCCGACCCCGCGGCGTGGGCCGAGGCGGTGGAGGCGTGGACCGGGCCCGAGGGCGAGGCCATGCGCGCCGCCTTCCGCGTCCGCGTGGGCGCGGCGATCGACCGGGTGGTGGCCGCCCACCCCGGCGCGCGCGTGGCGGTGGTGTGCCACGGCGGGGTGATCAACGCGGCCGCGGCCGACGCAATCGGCCTCGGCTCCGCCCTGTTCTTCGAGCCCGGGTACGTGAGCGTGAGCCGGGTGGCGGCCCACCGCACCGGGGCGCGCACGCTGCTGTCGCTCAACGAGACCTGGCACGTCGACGGCTCGGTGGCGCCGACCGGGCCGGGTCCCGGCGGCCGGGTCGGGGCCTAG
- a CDS encoding alpha/beta fold hydrolase: MGPALHVVEAGTGPTVVLVHGAMDRAGGLAKVARHLPAHHVVRYDRRGYAGSTLLGPGGLADHAADLVGLLGELVPSPAAARPVVVGHSLGGLVALAGARAAPALVGAVGAFEPPTPWHPDWPAGIEDFDGDDGAAADLVISRAVGAERWARAPAALRAARRAEGGAMMAEMRSLLTDPPGRLPEPLGPVPVPVVLARGSASRPHVARGLDDLAARLGVTGPVVLDGPGHRAPTTHAADYAAWAAEVAALAPHPPTVRER; the protein is encoded by the coding sequence GTGGGTCCCGCCCTCCACGTCGTCGAGGCCGGCACCGGTCCCACCGTCGTCCTCGTCCACGGGGCCATGGACCGGGCCGGCGGGCTGGCCAAGGTGGCCCGCCACCTCCCCGCCCACCACGTCGTCCGCTACGACCGGCGGGGCTACGCCGGCTCCACCCTCCTCGGCCCCGGGGGCCTGGCCGACCACGCCGCCGACCTGGTCGGCCTCCTCGGCGAGCTGGTGCCCTCCCCGGCCGCCGCCCGTCCCGTGGTCGTCGGCCACAGCCTGGGCGGGCTGGTGGCCCTGGCCGGGGCGCGGGCCGCGCCCGCGCTGGTCGGGGCGGTGGGGGCCTTCGAGCCCCCGACGCCGTGGCACCCGGACTGGCCTGCAGGAATCGAGGACTTCGACGGCGACGACGGCGCCGCCGCCGACCTGGTGATCTCCCGCGCCGTCGGGGCCGAGCGCTGGGCCCGGGCCCCGGCCGCCCTCCGCGCCGCCCGCCGGGCCGAGGGCGGGGCGATGATGGCCGAGATGCGGTCGCTGCTCACCGACCCGCCCGGGCGGCTCCCCGAGCCGCTGGGCCCGGTCCCGGTGCCGGTGGTGCTCGCCCGGGGCTCGGCGTCGCGGCCGCACGTGGCCCGCGGCCTCGACGACCTGGCGGCCCGCCTCGGCGTCACCGGCCCCGTCGTGCTCGACGGCCCCGGCCACCGGGCCCCGACGACGCACGCCGCGGACTACGCGGCGTGGGCCGCCGAGGTGGCCGCCCTCGCGCCCCACCCGCCGACGGTGCGCGAGCGGTGA
- a CDS encoding patatin-like phospholipase family protein, which yields MSGGGPGRTAFVLGGGGSLGAAQVGMLRALLEHGIVPDLVVGCSVGALNGGALAVDPSLAMVDRLQEIWLSLDERDLLPGGLLPTVVQMTRRGEAVHGNEGLRTVVEEVLPPGAHFEDLAVPFQCVATAMADAREVWFSSGSPVEPILASAAIPAVLPPVEVDGVPCIDGAVANAVPVTRAAELGATTIYVLHVGSTDGPRPAPRRPLDAALRAYSLARRARLARDLATLDPATEVVLLPPGDAARGRFNDFSHSAALISSALQASRAVLGARGVAGAGPGPERDGA from the coding sequence GTGAGCGGGGGAGGGCCGGGCCGCACCGCCTTCGTGCTGGGAGGCGGCGGCAGCCTGGGCGCGGCCCAGGTGGGGATGCTGCGGGCCCTGCTCGAGCACGGGATCGTCCCCGACCTGGTGGTGGGGTGCTCGGTCGGGGCCCTGAACGGGGGCGCGCTGGCGGTCGACCCGTCGCTCGCCATGGTGGACCGCCTCCAGGAGATCTGGCTGTCCCTCGACGAGCGCGACCTGCTGCCCGGCGGCCTCCTGCCCACCGTGGTGCAGATGACCCGGCGGGGCGAGGCCGTCCACGGCAACGAGGGCCTGCGCACGGTCGTGGAGGAGGTGCTGCCCCCCGGAGCCCACTTCGAGGACCTGGCCGTGCCCTTCCAGTGCGTGGCGACCGCAATGGCCGACGCCCGGGAGGTGTGGTTCTCCTCCGGCTCCCCCGTGGAGCCGATCCTCGCCTCGGCCGCCATCCCGGCCGTGCTGCCGCCGGTCGAGGTGGACGGGGTGCCCTGCATCGACGGGGCGGTGGCCAACGCGGTGCCGGTGACCCGGGCCGCGGAGCTGGGGGCCACGACCATCTACGTGCTGCACGTGGGCTCGACCGACGGGCCCCGCCCTGCGCCCCGCCGTCCCCTCGACGCCGCCCTGCGGGCCTACTCCCTGGCCCGCCGGGCCCGGCTGGCCCGCGACCTGGCGACCCTCGACCCCGCGACCGAGGTGGTCCTGCTGCCCCCCGGCGACGCCGCCCGGGGACGCTTCAACGACTTCAGCCACTCGGCCGCGCTCATCTCGAGCGCCCTGCAGGCGAGCCGGGCGGTGCTGGGCGCCCGCGGGGTGGCGGGGGCGGGCCCGGGCCCCGAGCGGGACGGCGCCTGA
- a CDS encoding Flp family type IVb pilin encodes MLSNQFDLIASYVRARFGNTEKGASLVEYALLVALIAVVCIVAVTFLGNSADSKFDSVGSAIN; translated from the coding sequence ATGCTCAGCAACCAGTTCGACCTCATCGCCAGCTACGTCCGGGCCCGCTTCGGCAACACCGAGAAGGGTGCCTCCCTCGTGGAGTACGCGCTGCTCGTGGCCCTGATCGCCGTCGTCTGCATCGTCGCCGTGACCTTCCTCGGCAACTCGGCCGACAGCAAGTTCGACTCCGTCGGCTCGGCCATCAACTAG
- a CDS encoding DUF3151 family protein, with protein MSDQPISLSPSGPPETILEPEPPELLSALAAALAGPEADRRAAVSAVVAAHPTYLDAWARLGQLARDDVEAYAAFRVGYHRGLDRLRQSGWRGTGYVRWEYEPNRGFLRALHGLERAAAAIGEVDEEARCAQFLAQLDPEFRGRSGASPSS; from the coding sequence ATGAGCGACCAGCCGATCTCCCTCAGCCCGTCGGGGCCCCCCGAGACGATCCTGGAGCCCGAGCCCCCGGAGCTCCTGTCGGCGCTGGCCGCCGCCCTGGCCGGGCCCGAGGCCGACCGGCGGGCCGCGGTGTCGGCCGTGGTCGCGGCCCACCCCACCTACCTCGATGCCTGGGCCCGCCTGGGCCAGCTCGCCCGCGACGACGTCGAGGCCTACGCCGCCTTCCGGGTCGGCTACCACCGCGGCCTCGACCGGCTGCGCCAGAGCGGGTGGCGGGGCACCGGCTACGTGCGCTGGGAGTACGAGCCCAACCGCGGCTTCCTGCGCGCCCTGCACGGCCTGGAGCGGGCCGCGGCCGCCATCGGCGAGGTCGACGAGGAGGCCCGCTGCGCCCAGTTCCTCGCCCAGCTCGACCCCGAGTTTCGAGGTCGAAGCGGAGCTTCTCCCTCGAGCTGA
- a CDS encoding aldehyde dehydrogenase family protein produces the protein MPAALRSDLLVVAGRRQSARDGATTEVLAPATGEPFARVARAGPEDVELALAAADAAFDDGRGPWPSTSATVRGRVLGRVAELLRERAEDLAELEAWGAGHPIGDARWEVEAAARTFEYYAGAANKHLGTTIPIMDPGLAVTLREPVGVCALIVPWNFPLLIASWKVAPALACGNPIVLKPASLTPLTALALGDLLVEAGVPEGAVHVLSGPGSVLGDLLVGDPRVAKVGFTGETATGAHILRQGSDTITRTSLELGGKSAALVFADADVEQAAAATPMSVFANAGQDCCARSRILVERPAYDAFVDAFARATEALVVGEPLDEATEVGPMISAGQRQTSLDYLAIGAEEGTRLVCGGEVPERPGFYLSPAVLADASNTMRVSREEIFGPVAAVIPFDDEDEAVRVANDSDYGLSGSLWTGSSTRAIRVARRLRTGSLSVNSHSSVRVETPFGGMRRSGLGRELGLSAMDTYSEVRTVFFAEE, from the coding sequence ATGCCCGCAGCCCTCCGCTCCGACCTGCTCGTCGTCGCCGGCCGGCGCCAGTCCGCCCGGGACGGGGCCACCACCGAGGTGCTCGCCCCGGCGACCGGCGAGCCCTTCGCCCGCGTGGCCCGGGCCGGGCCCGAGGACGTGGAGCTGGCGCTGGCCGCGGCCGACGCCGCCTTCGACGACGGGCGCGGGCCGTGGCCGTCGACCAGCGCCACCGTGCGGGGCCGGGTGCTGGGCCGGGTGGCCGAGCTGCTCCGGGAGCGGGCCGAGGACCTGGCCGAGCTGGAGGCCTGGGGGGCGGGGCACCCCATCGGCGACGCCCGCTGGGAGGTCGAGGCCGCGGCCCGCACCTTCGAGTACTACGCCGGGGCGGCCAACAAGCACCTGGGCACGACCATCCCGATCATGGACCCCGGCCTGGCCGTGACCCTGCGCGAGCCGGTCGGGGTCTGCGCCCTCATCGTGCCCTGGAACTTCCCCCTGCTGATCGCCAGCTGGAAGGTCGCCCCCGCCCTGGCGTGCGGGAACCCGATCGTCCTGAAGCCGGCGTCGCTGACCCCCCTCACCGCCCTGGCCCTGGGCGACCTGCTGGTCGAGGCGGGCGTCCCCGAGGGGGCGGTGCACGTGCTGTCCGGTCCCGGGTCGGTGCTGGGTGACCTGCTGGTGGGCGACCCCCGGGTGGCCAAGGTGGGCTTCACCGGCGAGACCGCCACCGGCGCCCACATCCTCCGCCAGGGCTCCGACACCATCACCCGCACCAGCCTGGAGCTGGGCGGCAAGTCGGCCGCCCTCGTCTTCGCCGACGCCGACGTGGAGCAGGCGGCCGCGGCCACCCCCATGTCGGTGTTCGCCAACGCCGGCCAGGACTGCTGCGCGCGCAGCCGGATCCTGGTGGAGCGCCCCGCCTACGACGCCTTCGTCGACGCCTTCGCCCGCGCCACCGAGGCGCTGGTGGTGGGCGAGCCCCTCGACGAGGCCACCGAGGTCGGCCCCATGATCTCGGCCGGCCAGCGCCAGACCTCGCTCGACTACCTGGCGATCGGCGCCGAGGAGGGCACCCGCCTGGTGTGCGGCGGCGAGGTCCCGGAGCGGCCCGGGTTCTACCTCTCCCCCGCCGTGCTCGCCGACGCGTCCAACACCATGCGGGTCAGCCGGGAGGAGATCTTCGGGCCGGTGGCCGCCGTCATCCCCTTCGACGACGAGGACGAGGCCGTCCGCGTCGCCAACGACAGCGACTACGGGCTGAGCGGCTCGCTGTGGACGGGGTCATCCACACGGGCCATCCGGGTCGCCCGCCGCCTGCGGACCGGGTCCCTGTCGGTCAACTCCCACTCCTCGGTGCGCGTCGAGACCCCCTTCGGGGGGATGCGGCGCTCGGGCCTCGGGCGGGAGCTGGGCCTGTCGGCCATGGACACCTACTCCGAGGTCCGCACCGTCTTCTTCGCCGAGGAGTAG
- a CDS encoding glucose 1-dehydrogenase — MGRLDGKVALITGAGGGMGRVAVEMFAAEGAKVAAMDVLGCEEVVEAAQAAGGEATSLVADVTDPAAVDAAVAATVEAFGRLDVLYNNAGVSLPDDDGVTTTPDATWETTMAVNVTGMWHCCRAGVPAMLEGGGGSIINVASFVAHLGAATPQLAYTTSKGAVLAMTREMAVIHARDGIRVNALCPGPVLTPLLAKYMADEEKRQRRLVHIPMGRFGTAAEMVQGALFLASDESSFMTGQSLLIDGGITAAYTTPEGPPHAAVPPVDDPIPATE, encoded by the coding sequence ATGGGTCGGTTGGACGGGAAGGTCGCCCTCATCACGGGGGCGGGCGGCGGCATGGGCCGGGTGGCGGTGGAGATGTTCGCCGCCGAGGGGGCCAAGGTCGCGGCCATGGACGTGCTCGGCTGCGAGGAGGTCGTCGAGGCCGCCCAGGCCGCCGGCGGTGAGGCCACCTCCCTGGTCGCCGACGTCACCGACCCGGCCGCCGTCGACGCCGCGGTGGCGGCCACGGTCGAGGCCTTCGGTCGCCTCGACGTCCTCTACAACAACGCCGGGGTCAGCCTGCCCGACGACGACGGGGTCACCACGACGCCCGACGCCACCTGGGAGACGACCATGGCGGTCAACGTCACCGGGATGTGGCACTGCTGCCGGGCCGGGGTGCCGGCCATGCTCGAGGGCGGCGGGGGCTCGATCATCAACGTGGCCAGCTTCGTGGCCCACCTGGGTGCGGCCACCCCGCAGCTGGCCTACACGACCTCGAAGGGGGCGGTGCTGGCCATGACCCGGGAGATGGCGGTCATCCACGCCCGCGACGGCATCCGGGTCAACGCCCTGTGCCCGGGCCCGGTGCTCACGCCGCTGCTGGCCAAGTACATGGCCGACGAGGAGAAGCGCCAGCGCCGCCTGGTCCACATCCCCATGGGCCGCTTCGGCACCGCCGCGGAGATGGTGCAGGGCGCCCTGTTCCTGGCCTCGGACGAGTCGTCGTTCATGACCGGCCAGTCGCTGCTCATCGACGGGGGCATCACCGCGGCCTACACGACCCCCGAGGGCCCGCCCCACGCCGCCGTCCCGCCCGTCGACGACCCCATCCCCGCCACCGAGTGA